One window of Thermocoleostomius sinensis A174 genomic DNA carries:
- a CDS encoding YtxH domain-containing protein: MSDNRSESTGSSGLFVGGFLVGAMIGAVTGLLIAPKAGRETRQLLKKSADALPELAEDLSSSVQLQADRLSGSALRNWDETLSRLREAIAVGLEASQRRRQELEQVESPLAAEPHPSVHDSGTK; encoded by the coding sequence ATGTCAGACAACCGCTCAGAATCGACAGGATCATCAGGATTATTTGTAGGAGGCTTTCTAGTTGGAGCCATGATTGGTGCGGTTACAGGTCTTTTGATAGCACCGAAAGCAGGGCGAGAAACGCGGCAACTGTTGAAAAAATCAGCTGATGCCTTACCCGAATTAGCCGAAGATCTCTCTAGCAGTGTGCAATTGCAAGCCGATCGCCTCTCTGGTTCGGCATTACGTAACTGGGATGAAACCCTCTCCCGCTTGCGGGAGGCGATCGCGGTTGGGCTAGAAGCGTCTCAACGCCGGCGACAAGAACTTGAACAGGTAGAATCGCCCCTTGCCGCAGAACCCCACCCTTCTGTCCACGATTCCGGTACGAAATAG